One genomic window of Pungitius pungitius chromosome 11, fPunPun2.1, whole genome shotgun sequence includes the following:
- the LOC119198175 gene encoding apolipoprotein A-IV-like — protein sequence MKVFIVLAVAVLSGCHANLFYADAPKPQLEVLTDAFWDYIAKATQTADDTVQMIRKSQFGQEVNARLADSTDIASKYAYTLQEQLPPAAQDLMTKITAEADVLRNVLTQELSTVREKLEPYTEDMKTQIQQRVEQLKQELAPYAESVDSEALKITLMQKSEELKTNLEQSVKDLQAQLGPYTDDLKLKVDQHLQDFQDSVAPMTEKVQVELSQRANVVKQMVAPYAEDLREKLDPYAQDLRAQLMSLYQSFVKGN from the exons ATGAAGGTGTTTATTGTTCTAGCTGTTGCAGTGCTGTCTG GTTGCCATGCTAACCTCTTCTACGCTGACGCACCTAAGCCGCAGCTGGAAGTGCTCacagatgcattctgggattaCATTGCCAAGGCTACCCAAACCGCTGATGACACCGTGCAGATGATCAGGAAGTCCCAGTTTGGACAGGAAGTCAA tGCCCGCCTGGCAGACAGTACCGACATAGCCAGCAAATACGCGTACACCCTGCAGGAGCAGCTTCCCCCTGCAGCACAAGACCTGATGACCAAGATCACAGCCGAGGCGGACGTGCTGAGGAATGTGCTCACCCAGGAGCTGAGCACCGTCAGGGAAAAGCTGGAGCCCTACACCGAGGACATGAAGACCCAGATCCAGCAGAGAGTGGAGCAGCTAAAACAGGAGCTTGCCCCCTACGCAGAGTCCGTGGACTCCGAGGCCCTGAAGATCACCCTGATGCAGAAGAGTGAGGAGCTGAAGACCAACCTGGAGCAGAGTGTGAAGGATCTGCAGGCTCAGCTGGGGCCTTACACCGATGACCTGAAGCTGAAGGTGGACCAGCACCTGCAGGACTTCCAGGACAGTGTGGCCCCCATGACTGAGAAGGTCCAGGTTGAGCTGAGTCAAAGAGCTAATGTGGTGAAGCAGATGGTGGCCCCCTATGCTGAGGACCTGAGGGAAAAGCTGGACCCCTACGCCCAGGACCTCCGGGCCCAGCTCATGTCCCTCTATCAATCCTTTGTCAAAGGCAACTAG